The Candidatus Delongbacteria bacterium genome has a window encoding:
- a CDS encoding GNAT family N-acetyltransferase — MGVEVTLVRSAADWRDFLALPDSIQGGDPDYTRAAPAALRRRLEAMDSARHDLWLVRREGQPIARVGAWLAEGLTGVEGVAGLLGLFESRDDLEAARPLLRAAREWLRQGGARAAFGPLDGDTWHRYRFNLGPRDTRPFLLEPVNPPWYPQLWLACGFTETARYLSKQVPDMAAVLPAFAGAHAQARAAGYRFRPLDPARFEQELELLHQLACRIFPVNPFYSPSGLEDFRDLYRPLKPVLDPGLVWFCHDRSGAPAAFLFSLPDQFEALRSMRGRCGPLARLRFWLRRHTDTLNIKSMGVCPEQRGQALGTALIHQAFAAGLERGLHRANLCLMHESNRSTGYDAGLGVVSRRYALYRHDLEGAT, encoded by the coding sequence ATGGGCGTGGAGGTGACCCTCGTCCGCAGCGCCGCCGACTGGCGGGACTTCCTGGCCCTGCCAGACAGCATCCAGGGCGGCGATCCCGACTACACGCGCGCCGCGCCCGCTGCGCTGCGGCGGCGTCTGGAAGCGATGGATTCCGCCCGCCACGACCTGTGGCTGGTCCGCCGGGAGGGCCAGCCCATCGCCCGCGTGGGCGCCTGGCTGGCAGAGGGCCTGACGGGCGTGGAAGGCGTCGCCGGGCTACTCGGGTTGTTTGAATCGCGGGATGACCTGGAGGCGGCGCGGCCCCTGCTGCGGGCCGCCCGGGAGTGGCTGCGGCAGGGCGGCGCGCGGGCGGCCTTCGGCCCGCTGGACGGCGACACGTGGCATCGCTATCGCTTCAACCTGGGGCCCCGTGACACACGGCCTTTTTTGCTGGAGCCCGTCAACCCGCCCTGGTATCCGCAGCTCTGGCTGGCCTGCGGGTTTACGGAGACGGCCCGCTACCTGTCCAAGCAGGTGCCGGACATGGCCGCCGTGCTGCCCGCCTTCGCTGGCGCGCACGCCCAGGCCCGGGCGGCGGGCTACCGCTTCCGCCCCCTGGACCCAGCCCGCTTTGAGCAGGAACTGGAGCTGCTGCATCAGCTGGCCTGCCGGATTTTTCCGGTCAACCCCTTCTATTCGCCCAGCGGGCTGGAGGATTTCCGGGACCTCTACCGGCCGCTCAAACCCGTGCTGGATCCCGGGCTGGTCTGGTTCTGCCACGACCGAAGCGGCGCGCCAGCGGCCTTCCTCTTCTCCCTGCCCGACCAGTTCGAAGCCCTGCGGAGCATGCGCGGCAGGTGCGGCCCGCTTGCCCGGCTGCGCTTCTGGCTGCGGCGACACACGGACACGCTCAACATCAAGAGCATGGGCGTTTGCCCCGAGCAGCGCGGTCAGGCCCTGGGCACTGCGCTGATCCACCAGGCCTTCGCGGCCGGGCTGGAGCGCGGTCTCCACCGGGCCAACCTCTGCCTGATGCACGAGAGCAACCGCTCCACGGGCTACGACGCCGGGCTGGGCGTCGTGTCGCGCCGCTACGCGCTCTACCGGCACGACCTGGAGGGCGCTACCTGA
- a CDS encoding UbiA family prenyltransferase — translation MSQVSRQSSFPRRFHAYLAERFPPLNYGVLIVCYYSSNQFLAQTLENPGSAVHYSISSLMGALTLLAMFFHLRVFDDHKDAERDLRFFPQRVLSRGLVTLRQLKVAGALAIGLELLLGAWRGPAALSAVLLALGFSLMMLKEFFVREWLNRHFLLYAVSHMLIMPLLALVAYSFTTGKYPWQAPSWFWLYAFVGVFVTFNWEISRKIRAPEDEVAGLDSYSQIFGAYGAAYLVILIRVVDTLLVSLVGWHLGLSALFYGALAALFLLCLVGLLQFRFRTSRVTARRMESYAGIYIIAFDLILAVEIARAYPFRLF, via the coding sequence GTGAGCCAAGTCAGCCGGCAGTCGTCCTTTCCGCGCCGCTTCCACGCCTACCTGGCCGAGCGCTTTCCGCCGCTCAACTACGGCGTCCTGATCGTCTGCTACTACTCGTCCAACCAGTTCCTGGCGCAGACCCTGGAGAACCCCGGTAGCGCGGTCCACTATTCGATCTCCTCGCTGATGGGCGCCCTGACGCTGCTGGCCATGTTCTTCCACCTGCGGGTCTTCGACGACCACAAGGACGCGGAGCGCGACCTGCGCTTCTTCCCGCAGCGCGTGCTCTCGCGCGGCCTGGTGACCCTGCGGCAGCTCAAGGTCGCCGGGGCGCTGGCCATCGGGCTGGAGCTGCTGCTGGGCGCGTGGCGCGGACCGGCCGCACTCAGTGCCGTGCTGCTGGCGCTGGGCTTCTCGCTTATGATGTTGAAGGAATTCTTCGTGCGCGAGTGGCTGAACCGGCACTTCCTGCTCTACGCCGTCAGCCACATGCTGATCATGCCGCTCTTGGCGCTGGTGGCCTACAGCTTCACCACCGGCAAGTACCCCTGGCAGGCACCGAGCTGGTTCTGGCTCTACGCCTTCGTGGGCGTGTTCGTGACCTTCAACTGGGAGATCTCGCGCAAGATTCGCGCGCCGGAGGACGAGGTGGCGGGGCTGGACTCCTACTCGCAGATCTTCGGCGCCTACGGCGCGGCCTATCTGGTGATCCTGATCCGCGTGGTGGACACGCTGCTGGTCTCGCTGGTGGGCTGGCACCTGGGCCTGAGCGCGCTGTTCTACGGCGCCCTGGCGGCCCTCTTTCTGCTCTGCCTGGTGGGCCTGTTGCAGTTCCGCTTCCGCACCAGCCGGGTCACGGCGCGCCGGATGGAGAGCTACGCCGGGATCTACATCATCGCCTTCGACCTGATCCTGGCCGTGGAGATCGCCCGGGCCTATCCCTTCCGACTTTTTTGA
- a CDS encoding cobalamin-independent methionine synthase II family protein: MRPTLPLFPVTMVGSWPRSRELLHAQRRLRSGELPRVGFLELARDEVRRCVELQESAGVDLVTDGELTRDNFYSFVADRLDGVTLMTLAELLEHVEDRQGFETLLESLDVPATAIRNPTCTGRLRRREPLAAEDARFLKSVTHKQLKVTLPGPYILTRAFWVPELTRGVYASKEELAEDVVALLQAEVAELCGLGVAVIQLDEPVLTELVFTKGRTRTFMCAALAASQDPAAELDFAVGLINRVTDLIHELSAARSALHVCRGNWSTREETLLAGSYRPLEPVFQRIRVSQLVLEYATPRAGDLLAFGNKELGLGVVNPRTPGVESPTEILLRVEEALELMPADKLFLNPDCGFATFSERPMNSAAVAEGKLRAIVEAARQLRSRTL, from the coding sequence ATGAGGCCGACGTTGCCGCTCTTTCCCGTCACCATGGTGGGCAGTTGGCCGCGCAGCCGTGAACTGCTCCACGCCCAGCGACGGCTGCGGTCGGGCGAGCTGCCGCGCGTGGGCTTTCTGGAACTGGCGCGGGACGAGGTCCGGCGCTGCGTGGAGCTGCAAGAGTCTGCGGGCGTGGATCTGGTCACCGACGGCGAATTGACCCGCGACAACTTCTACTCCTTCGTCGCCGACCGCCTGGACGGCGTGACCCTGATGACCCTGGCCGAACTGCTGGAGCACGTGGAGGACCGCCAGGGCTTCGAGACGCTGTTGGAGAGCCTGGACGTGCCGGCCACGGCCATCCGCAACCCCACCTGCACGGGTCGCCTGCGCCGGCGCGAGCCCCTGGCCGCCGAAGACGCGCGGTTCCTCAAGAGCGTGACCCACAAGCAGCTCAAGGTGACCCTGCCCGGCCCCTATATCCTGACCCGTGCGTTCTGGGTGCCCGAACTCACCCGCGGGGTCTACGCCTCCAAGGAGGAATTGGCGGAGGACGTGGTGGCCCTGCTGCAGGCGGAGGTGGCGGAGCTCTGCGGCCTGGGCGTGGCCGTGATCCAGCTGGACGAGCCCGTGCTGACGGAGTTGGTCTTCACCAAGGGCCGGACACGCACCTTCATGTGCGCGGCGCTGGCGGCCAGCCAGGACCCGGCGGCGGAGCTGGACTTCGCCGTGGGCCTGATCAACCGCGTGACGGACCTGATCCACGAACTGAGCGCCGCGCGCAGCGCCCTGCACGTCTGCCGCGGCAACTGGAGCACGCGCGAAGAAACCCTGCTGGCGGGCAGTTATCGGCCGCTGGAGCCGGTCTTCCAGCGCATCCGGGTCAGCCAGCTGGTGCTGGAGTACGCCACGCCGCGCGCCGGTGACTTGCTGGCCTTCGGCAACAAGGAGCTGGGCCTGGGCGTGGTGAATCCCCGCACGCCCGGCGTGGAGAGTCCGACGGAGATTCTGCTGCGCGTGGAAGAGGCGCTGGAACTGATGCCCGCGGACAAGCTCTTCCTCAACCCGGATTGCGGCTTCGCCACTTTCAGCGAGCGCCCCATGAACAGCGCGGCCGTCGCCGAAGGCAAACTGCGCGCCATCGTCGAGGCCGCCCGCCAGCTGCGGAGCCGCACACTGTAG
- a CDS encoding phosphate/phosphite/phosphonate ABC transporter substrate-binding protein produces MSKPILVGAVVYDPKVVLIWEIIAEYFRQHGCPLDTVFYNNYELMVESHLQGQFQIAWNSPLAWLDMQRRTGGDCRGIAMRDTDQDRISHLVVRADSGIRSVADLRGRRVGLGAWDSPQATLIPLQTLAEAGLVEGRDFTASRFDVLVGKHGDHVGGERDALLALQSGDVEAAALLDLNWQAWCADGSLDSAAFRVLLSTEPFDHCIFTVRGDFPLEQQQAWLEVLFGMDYSDPAQREMMDMEGLKEWRPGRQSGFGPLGRAVDTLRFFERRAAGEWSRA; encoded by the coding sequence ATGAGCAAGCCCATTCTGGTGGGGGCCGTGGTATACGATCCCAAGGTGGTCCTCATCTGGGAGATCATCGCCGAGTACTTCCGGCAACACGGATGCCCGCTGGACACGGTCTTTTACAACAACTACGAACTGATGGTGGAGAGCCACCTCCAGGGCCAGTTCCAGATCGCCTGGAACTCGCCCCTGGCCTGGCTCGACATGCAGCGCCGCACCGGGGGCGACTGCCGGGGCATCGCGATGCGGGACACGGATCAGGACCGGATCTCGCACCTGGTGGTGCGGGCGGACTCGGGCATCCGCTCCGTGGCGGACCTGCGCGGCCGCCGGGTGGGCCTGGGCGCCTGGGACAGCCCGCAGGCCACGCTGATCCCGCTGCAGACCTTGGCGGAGGCGGGACTCGTCGAGGGCCGGGACTTCACGGCCTCGCGCTTCGACGTGCTGGTGGGCAAACACGGCGACCACGTGGGCGGCGAGCGCGATGCCCTGCTGGCGCTGCAGTCCGGCGACGTGGAGGCGGCGGCCCTGCTGGATCTCAACTGGCAGGCCTGGTGTGCGGATGGCAGCCTGGACTCCGCGGCCTTTCGCGTGCTGCTGAGCACCGAGCCATTCGACCACTGCATCTTCACCGTGCGCGGGGACTTCCCGCTGGAACAACAGCAGGCTTGGCTGGAGGTCCTGTTCGGGATGGACTACTCCGACCCGGCCCAGCGCGAGATGATGGACATGGAGGGCCTGAAGGAGTGGCGACCGGGGCGACAGAGCGGATTCGGCCCGCTGGGACGCGCCGTGGATACCCTGCGCTTCTTCGAGCGTCGCGCGGCGGGCGAGTGGAGCCGCGCATGA
- a CDS encoding acyl-CoA dehydrogenase family protein, with the protein MYRLTVEEQLLVARAAALADEKIAPHAVRVDREGVFPSASLQALAEAGLFGLLVPVEHGGQGLRLRAAMAVLEELGQRCGSTAMVFLMHLCGSSCYVAEAARNPAGPFPALLREVAAGRHLSTLAWSEKGSRSHFWAPVGTARAEGDTVVLDAVKSWVTTAGHADGYVATSTGAGGEGIDLYLVKAGDPGWTITGGWDGVGLRGNASNPMTLAGCRIPAERRMGPAGGALEIMLGVVLPVFQLGCAVIATGLAEASIRLTTGHLTSSRLQHLDWALSDLPVLRARLAQMRIITDRARAHISVTLDSVEEPTEATTLLVLESKASAADAARETTELAMLACGGAAFSRHLEVERCFRDCRAMSVMAPTSDAIREFVGRALVGLPVFG; encoded by the coding sequence ATGTATCGCTTGACAGTGGAAGAACAGCTGCTGGTGGCCCGTGCGGCCGCCCTGGCGGACGAGAAGATCGCACCCCACGCCGTGCGGGTGGATCGGGAGGGAGTTTTCCCCTCCGCGTCGCTGCAGGCCCTGGCGGAGGCGGGCCTCTTCGGCCTGCTGGTGCCGGTGGAGCACGGCGGGCAGGGCCTGCGCCTGCGCGCGGCCATGGCGGTCCTGGAGGAACTGGGCCAGCGCTGCGGCAGCACGGCCATGGTCTTCCTCATGCACCTGTGCGGCAGCTCGTGCTACGTGGCGGAGGCGGCGCGCAACCCGGCGGGGCCCTTCCCGGCCCTACTGCGCGAGGTGGCCGCGGGGCGCCATTTGAGCACCCTGGCCTGGAGCGAGAAGGGCAGCCGAAGTCACTTCTGGGCGCCGGTGGGCACGGCACGCGCGGAGGGCGACACGGTGGTGCTGGACGCGGTGAAAAGCTGGGTGACCACCGCCGGCCACGCGGACGGCTATGTCGCCACCAGCACGGGAGCAGGAGGCGAAGGCATCGACCTTTACTTGGTGAAGGCCGGCGACCCGGGCTGGACCATCACGGGAGGCTGGGACGGCGTGGGCCTGCGGGGCAACGCCAGCAACCCCATGACCCTGGCCGGCTGCCGCATTCCGGCGGAACGGCGCATGGGTCCGGCGGGCGGCGCCCTGGAGATCATGCTGGGCGTGGTGCTGCCGGTGTTCCAACTGGGCTGCGCGGTCATCGCCACCGGGCTGGCCGAGGCCTCCATCCGCCTCACTACCGGACACCTGACCTCCAGCCGCCTGCAGCACCTGGACTGGGCGCTCAGCGACCTGCCCGTGCTGCGTGCGCGGCTGGCGCAGATGCGCATCATCACCGACAGAGCCCGGGCCCACATCAGCGTGACCCTGGACAGCGTGGAGGAGCCCACGGAGGCCACCACCCTGCTGGTGCTGGAGAGCAAGGCTTCCGCGGCGGACGCGGCGCGGGAGACCACGGAGCTGGCCATGCTGGCCTGCGGCGGCGCGGCCTTCAGCCGCCACCTGGAGGTGGAACGCTGTTTCCGCGACTGCCGCGCCATGAGTGTCATGGCCCCCACCTCCGACGCCATCCGCGAATTCGTGGGCCGCGCGCTGGTGGGCCTGCCGGTGTTCGGGTAG
- a CDS encoding OsmC family protein, giving the protein MTGTTWTARVRAGTDGPARAQTRGHDLLSDSPLGLGRRDRHPSSLDLLLAALGSDLVLRLQAELGRTGLEVQSLELSLRAELEDPLAALGVRGAEGSPALAGVSGSCYLTGFLDEGEDETATACWQAASRTSPLLQTLRRACPVNIELKLI; this is encoded by the coding sequence GTGACGGGCACAACCTGGACGGCGCGAGTTCGCGCCGGCACAGACGGCCCCGCCCGCGCGCAAACCCGCGGCCACGACCTGCTGAGCGACTCCCCGCTCGGCCTCGGCCGGCGGGATCGGCATCCATCCTCGCTGGACCTGCTGCTGGCCGCGCTGGGCTCAGACCTGGTGCTGCGCCTGCAGGCGGAGCTGGGCCGGACCGGCCTTGAAGTGCAATCCCTGGAGCTGAGCCTGCGCGCCGAGTTGGAGGATCCGCTGGCCGCGTTGGGCGTGCGTGGCGCCGAGGGCTCGCCGGCCTTGGCCGGCGTCAGCGGCTCCTGCTACCTGACGGGCTTCCTGGACGAGGGGGAGGACGAGACGGCCACGGCCTGCTGGCAGGCGGCGAGCCGGACCTCGCCCCTGCTGCAGACCCTGCGCCGGGCCTGCCCCGTGAACATCGAACTCAAACTCATCTGA
- a CDS encoding AMP-binding protein, whose protein sequence is MEPSANVVELLRAAAAESPERVALIEGAGTSTRRITFAGLWRRVCACSAGLRERGLGPDERAVVMLPMSIDLYAALLGVIHAGACAVFVDPWVSPRRIAAFCRYAEPRAFIGVTRSHLLRLLEPRLLRIPLTVTSGRRLGGWPARWTLAELEAAPADEPGHFRRAEDPALITFTTGSSGEPKGANRTHGFLRAQHQALFQAFGPPPGAADLPLFPVFALNNLACRATSVIPELDFRHLERLDAGRILTQCREHGVASCTASPDFLDRLAAHLLAGHGPTPALRRVLTGGAPVRDEQLDEWQRAFPDAELQVVYGSTEAEPVAHASRAERQAAGSERGGICAGRPVPEIRARILRLAPPSDSERPGLADEMPPGEIGELVVSGAHVCRDYFRNPAATAENKLLDAEGRVWHRMGDTGWLDEAGRFWLAGRVHTTIFRAGQACHANLVEEQARRRLGPGQYAALGRQDERQGERLLLVVHTERPPQSSAAALADLQAAGLPVDELILHPRPLPLDPRHNSKVDHPALRQALGLPAR, encoded by the coding sequence ATGGAGCCAAGCGCCAACGTGGTGGAACTGCTGCGCGCGGCCGCGGCGGAGAGTCCGGAGCGCGTCGCCCTGATCGAGGGCGCCGGGACGAGCACGCGGCGGATCACCTTCGCCGGGCTCTGGCGGCGGGTCTGCGCCTGCTCCGCCGGGCTGCGGGAGCGCGGGCTGGGTCCGGACGAGCGCGCCGTGGTCATGCTGCCCATGTCCATCGACCTCTACGCGGCCCTGCTGGGCGTGATCCACGCCGGGGCCTGCGCCGTGTTCGTGGATCCCTGGGTGTCACCGCGCCGGATCGCCGCCTTCTGCCGGTACGCGGAACCGCGGGCCTTCATCGGCGTGACCCGCAGCCACCTGCTGCGGCTGCTGGAGCCGCGCCTGCTGCGCATTCCGCTCACGGTCACCAGCGGACGGCGGCTGGGTGGCTGGCCGGCGCGCTGGACCCTGGCGGAGCTGGAGGCCGCGCCCGCCGACGAACCCGGCCACTTCCGTCGGGCGGAGGATCCGGCCCTGATCACCTTCACCACCGGATCCAGCGGCGAACCCAAGGGCGCCAACCGCACCCACGGCTTCCTGCGCGCCCAGCACCAGGCGCTGTTCCAGGCCTTCGGCCCGCCGCCGGGCGCGGCCGACCTGCCGCTCTTCCCGGTGTTCGCGCTGAACAACCTGGCCTGCCGGGCCACGTCGGTGATCCCCGAGCTGGATTTTCGCCACCTGGAGCGGCTGGACGCCGGGCGGATCCTGACTCAGTGCCGCGAGCACGGAGTGGCGTCCTGCACGGCCTCGCCGGACTTCCTGGACCGGCTGGCCGCGCACCTGTTGGCCGGCCATGGCCCCACGCCCGCGCTGCGGCGCGTGCTCACCGGGGGCGCGCCGGTGCGGGACGAGCAGCTGGACGAGTGGCAGCGGGCCTTTCCCGACGCGGAGTTGCAGGTGGTCTACGGTTCTACCGAGGCCGAACCCGTCGCCCACGCCAGCCGGGCCGAGCGGCAGGCGGCGGGCAGCGAGCGGGGTGGAATCTGCGCCGGTCGGCCGGTGCCGGAGATCCGCGCGCGCATCCTGCGGCTGGCGCCGCCAAGCGACAGCGAGCGGCCGGGCCTGGCCGACGAGATGCCGCCGGGCGAGATCGGCGAGCTGGTGGTGAGCGGCGCGCACGTCTGCCGCGACTACTTCCGCAACCCCGCCGCCACGGCCGAAAACAAGCTGCTGGACGCCGAGGGCCGGGTCTGGCACCGGATGGGCGACACGGGCTGGCTGGACGAGGCGGGCCGCTTCTGGCTAGCGGGGCGCGTGCACACAACCATCTTCCGCGCCGGACAGGCGTGTCACGCCAACTTGGTGGAGGAGCAGGCGCGGCGCCGGCTGGGGCCCGGCCAATACGCGGCGCTAGGCCGACAGGACGAACGGCAAGGCGAGCGCCTGCTGCTGGTGGTCCACACCGAGCGCCCGCCGCAATCGAGCGCCGCGGCCCTGGCCGACTTGCAGGCCGCCGGCCTGCCGGTGGACGAGCTGATCCTCCACCCCCGGCCGCTGCCGCTGGATCCGCGTCACAATTCCAAGGTGGACCATCCGGCCCTGCGCCAGGCGCTGGGCCTTCCCGCGAGGTGA
- a CDS encoding PEP/pyruvate-binding domain-containing protein, which translates to MNLSAQLIGPRDAARLEVAQAGGKGANLARLQADGFPVPAWFGLASGLLPWLLENDPAFAPSARVIATLVEAAPEDRLAAGRHVRDTLLALEPPAALVQALEEALTRHIPPGRPISVRSSAADEDGRRVSFAGLHDSFLFVHGAEEAARRVLQVWASAWNERALAYRQRQGLPVAEPRMAVVLQEMVDAAVSGIAFTANPNTGNVQEILISACYGAGEGIVSAGLDADLFVVAKQGGSWTSTLARKTEQLRHAGAGESGLRRIPVPAELQERPSLSDPQLRELAQLLLRLEARFREPQDVEFSLDEAGRLFLLQARPVTTVSSAGPAAGNPVVWDNSNIIESYSGPTSPMTFSFIRHAYTIVYHCFARVMGIPPAEVERNRHVFQNMLGLFHGRVYYNLHNWYRLVALFPGFRYNKAFMESMMGLKDKLPLEEENAPDQSRARRLFVELPRLLRLLWRSLGNFRRLDRLVATFQADFHAHYSRWRRLDLERMAPHELLALYREMESALLWKWDTPIINDFYVMIHYGLLKKLCADWCGDAGGALQNDLICGEGDIESTRPTKLLMEIARTIRARPDWRAAFEQATPDELAASVPTSPELAPVYERIAFYLDEYGFRCINELKLEEPSLKETPRFVYQVIQNYLRADEELIDPARLEEREQVIRREAEGRAHAALGGGPAAWLKRRIFQWILGGARRGVRNRENLRFARTRIYGLLRELLNSIGRTFEREGLLDSWRDIYLLTIDEVWDFILGTAVSTDLRGLAELRRRESDSWRAADAPVPDDHFTTWGMACHRNDGRDWRPAATDSPAGGLQGIGCCPGQVRGAVRVVASPLDDLALNGEILAAGRTDPGWVPLYPSISGLLIERGSILSHSAIVAREMGIPTIVGIAGLLAALKDGQVVVMDGSKGLLSIEADGDA; encoded by the coding sequence ATGAATCTGTCCGCACAGCTGATCGGGCCGCGGGACGCCGCGCGGCTGGAGGTCGCCCAGGCCGGCGGCAAGGGCGCCAACCTGGCCCGCCTGCAGGCGGACGGATTCCCCGTTCCCGCCTGGTTCGGGCTGGCCAGCGGCCTGCTGCCCTGGCTGCTGGAGAACGATCCGGCCTTCGCACCGTCGGCCCGGGTCATCGCCACGTTGGTCGAGGCTGCGCCGGAGGATCGGCTGGCCGCCGGCCGCCACGTTCGTGACACACTGCTGGCGCTGGAACCGCCCGCCGCCCTGGTGCAGGCGCTGGAGGAGGCGCTGACCCGCCACATCCCGCCGGGTCGGCCCATCTCCGTGCGCTCCTCGGCCGCCGACGAGGACGGCCGGCGCGTCTCCTTCGCCGGTCTGCACGACAGCTTCCTGTTCGTGCACGGAGCCGAGGAGGCGGCCCGGCGCGTGCTGCAGGTCTGGGCCTCGGCCTGGAACGAGCGCGCCCTGGCTTACCGGCAGCGGCAGGGCCTGCCTGTGGCCGAGCCGCGCATGGCCGTGGTCCTGCAGGAAATGGTGGACGCGGCGGTGAGCGGCATCGCCTTCACGGCCAACCCCAACACGGGCAACGTGCAGGAGATCCTGATCAGCGCGTGTTACGGCGCCGGCGAGGGCATCGTCAGCGCCGGGCTGGACGCGGACCTGTTCGTGGTGGCCAAGCAGGGCGGCAGCTGGACGTCCACCCTGGCCCGCAAGACCGAGCAGCTGCGACACGCGGGCGCCGGGGAGTCCGGCCTGCGGCGGATCCCCGTCCCGGCGGAGCTGCAGGAGCGGCCCAGCCTGAGCGATCCCCAGCTGCGCGAACTCGCCCAGCTGCTGCTGCGGCTGGAGGCGCGCTTCCGCGAGCCCCAGGACGTGGAGTTCTCCCTGGACGAGGCGGGCCGGCTCTTCCTGCTCCAGGCACGGCCCGTGACCACCGTGTCCAGCGCGGGACCGGCGGCCGGCAACCCGGTGGTCTGGGACAACTCCAACATCATCGAGAGCTACTCGGGGCCCACCAGCCCGATGACCTTCAGTTTCATCCGCCACGCCTACACCATCGTCTACCACTGCTTCGCCCGCGTGATGGGCATTCCTCCGGCGGAGGTGGAGCGCAACCGCCACGTCTTTCAGAACATGCTGGGGCTGTTCCACGGCCGCGTGTATTACAACCTGCACAACTGGTACCGGCTGGTGGCGCTCTTCCCGGGCTTCCGTTACAACAAAGCCTTCATGGAGTCCATGATGGGCCTCAAGGACAAGCTGCCGCTGGAGGAGGAGAACGCCCCGGACCAGAGCCGTGCGCGCCGGCTCTTCGTGGAGCTGCCCCGTCTGCTGCGGCTGCTCTGGCGCTCGCTGGGCAACTTCCGGCGCCTGGACCGGCTGGTGGCCACCTTCCAGGCCGACTTCCACGCGCACTACTCGCGCTGGCGCAGGCTGGACTTGGAGCGCATGGCGCCCCACGAATTGCTGGCCCTCTATCGCGAGATGGAGAGCGCGCTCTTGTGGAAGTGGGACACGCCGATCATCAACGATTTCTACGTGATGATCCACTACGGGCTGCTGAAGAAGCTCTGCGCCGACTGGTGCGGGGATGCGGGCGGCGCGCTGCAGAACGACCTGATCTGCGGCGAGGGCGATATCGAGAGCACGCGGCCCACCAAACTGCTGATGGAGATCGCGCGGACCATCCGGGCGCGCCCGGACTGGCGGGCCGCCTTCGAGCAGGCCACGCCGGACGAGCTGGCCGCGAGCGTGCCCACCAGCCCGGAGCTGGCCCCGGTCTACGAACGCATCGCCTTCTACCTGGACGAGTACGGCTTCCGCTGCATCAACGAGCTCAAACTCGAGGAACCCTCGCTCAAGGAGACGCCGCGCTTCGTCTACCAGGTGATCCAAAACTACCTGCGTGCCGACGAGGAGCTCATCGACCCGGCCCGGCTGGAGGAGCGCGAGCAGGTCATCCGGCGCGAGGCCGAAGGGCGGGCCCACGCGGCCTTGGGCGGCGGACCTGCCGCGTGGCTGAAGCGCCGGATCTTCCAGTGGATCCTGGGCGGCGCGCGGCGCGGCGTGCGCAACCGGGAGAACCTGCGCTTCGCCCGCACCCGGATCTACGGCCTGCTGCGCGAGCTGCTGAACTCCATCGGCCGGACCTTCGAGCGCGAGGGCCTGCTGGATTCCTGGCGCGACATCTACCTGCTGACCATCGACGAGGTCTGGGACTTCATCCTGGGCACGGCGGTGAGCACGGATCTGCGCGGCCTGGCCGAGCTACGCCGGCGGGAATCCGACTCCTGGCGGGCGGCGGACGCCCCCGTGCCCGACGACCACTTCACCACCTGGGGCATGGCCTGCCACCGCAACGACGGCCGCGACTGGCGACCGGCGGCCACGGACTCGCCGGCGGGCGGTCTGCAGGGCATCGGCTGCTGTCCGGGGCAGGTGCGCGGAGCCGTGCGCGTGGTGGCCTCGCCCCTGGACGACCTGGCCCTGAACGGCGAAATCCTGGCGGCGGGGCGGACGGATCCGGGCTGGGTGCCGCTCTATCCGTCCATCTCCGGGCTGCTGATCGAGCGCGGGAGCATCCTCTCGCACTCGGCCATCGTGGCCCGGGAGATGGGCATCCCCACCATCGTGGGCATCGCCGGATTGCTGGCTGCGCTCAAGGACGGCCAGGTGGTGGTGATGGACGGCAGCAAGGGCCTGCTCAGCATCGAGGCAGATGGTGATGCGTGA